The following proteins come from a genomic window of Ictalurus furcatus strain D&B chromosome 12, Billie_1.0, whole genome shotgun sequence:
- the LOC128616224 gene encoding endonuclease domain-containing 1 protein-like — MKLLALVLLLSVFSSLTLTEVVNSFKQSCPSFFIRNPHNGSEIIIPTIFPGHQYKTICQRWKNAYRFATVYDTVRRIPVYSAYKFLHQGQTKRSDEWKIEPQLEDIEEYKKKTEMMDSPVKETTVRNIIKQAVNLDYKNCNDNNGIRYTRGHVFPRSFAANQDQADSTFTLTNIAPQTQNSNGAWEQQVETRMINEIKNICRVDQNHQVYIVTGVVPGNNWIPITRGGKKYKDGINIPSHFWSAFCCTDRNNIRKLTSKAYIAELENFRVRTPTIDNLNERLTKLYNRIFSVFPRLPVGKIQPLF; from the exons ATGAAGCTCCTCGCTCTGGTGCTCCTGCTCTCCGTTTTCTCCTCACTGACCCTGACGGAGGTTGTCAATTCTTTTAAACAATCCTGTCCTTCATTCTTCATCCGAAACCCACATAATGGAAGTGAAATCATCATCCCTACTATCTTCCCTGGACATCAGTATAAGACGATTTGTCAGCGCTGGAAAAACGCATACAGATTTGCCACCGTGTATGACACTGTGAGGAGGATCCCTGTTTACTCGGCCTACAAGTTCTTACATCAAGGGCAAACTAAACGCAGCGATGAATGGAAAATTGAACCTCAG CTTGAAGATAttgaagaatataaaaaaaagacagagatgaTGGATTCCCCGGTAAAGGAAACAACTGTGAGAAATATAATTAAGCAGGCTGTGAACTTAGATTATAAAAACTGTAACGATAATAATGGTATTAGGTATACTCGAGGTCACGTGTTTCCACGTAGCTTTGCTGCTAATCAGGATCAAGCTGATTCCACCTTCACTTTAACCAATATagcaccacaaacacaaaacagcaacgGGGCATGGGAACAGCAAGTGGAGACACGAATgattaatgaaataaagaacATTTGCAGGGTAGACCAAAATCACCAGGTGTACATTGTGACCGGGGTCGTTCCAGGGAATAATTGGATACCGATAACAAGAGGCGGGAAAAAGTATAAAGACGGAATTAATATCCCCAGTCATTTTTGGAGCGCTTTCTGTTGCACCGATAGAAACAATATTAGGAAACTCACATCGAAGGCCTACATCGCTGAGCTAGAGAACTTTCGAGTCCGGACGCCCACCATTGACAACCTGAACGAACGACTCACAAAATTGTATAATCGGATATTCAGTGTATTTCCAAGATTACCAGTTGGGAAAATACAGCCTCTTTTCTAA